In Synechocystis sp. PCC 6714, the following are encoded in one genomic region:
- a CDS encoding type II toxin-antitoxin system HicB family antitoxin has product MTVSNVFDGYTIDLFQDEDGDWLARLTEMPSVPAFADSPQGAITELETAWQGVKKSYRKHGDPIPIIETISAKS; this is encoded by the coding sequence ATGACTGTTAGCAATGTTTTTGATGGTTACACAATCGATCTTTTTCAAGATGAAGATGGGGATTGGTTAGCCCGTTTAACAGAAATGCCCAGTGTTCCTGCTTTTGCTGATTCTCCCCAAGGGGCCATCACTGAATTAGAAACTGCTTGGCAAGGAGTCAAAAAAAGCTACCGTAAGCACGGAGATCCCATTCCTATTATCGAAACAATTTCTGCAAAATCTTAG
- the pntB gene encoding Re/Si-specific NAD(P)(+) transhydrogenase subunit beta: MSNSLQTVAYIAASVLFILSLGGLANQESARRGNLYGIAGMAIAFLATALGGNFSGYTTLLGAILPAVVIGSLLASRVAMTSMPELVAILHSFVGLAAVLVGIANYLAPENGLTGSEAFIHQIEIYIGVFIGAVTFTGSIIAFGKLRAIISSKPLMLPARHFLNISLLVATVVFGVQFMQLDNPAGLTPLLIMTAIAGVLGLHLVAAIGGADMPVVISMLNSYSGWAAAAAGFMLSNDLLIITGALVGSSGAILSYIMCKAMNRSFISVILGGFGEGSSAASQGPAQAVTGTVTKTSAEEVAEELLDAQSVIITPGYGMAVAQAQHPVAEITKLLKEKGITVRFGIHPVAGRLPGHMNVLLAEANVPYDVVLEMDEINEDFPETDVVLVIGANDTVNPSALEDPTSAIAGMPVLEVWKAKQVVVMKRSMASGYAGVENPLFYKENTQMLFGDAKKNVDAILTQLRAKEEATSADKVLVSV, from the coding sequence ATGTCTAACAGCTTGCAAACAGTGGCTTACATTGCCGCTAGCGTACTCTTTATCCTCAGCCTGGGGGGATTGGCAAACCAAGAAAGTGCCCGCCGGGGTAATCTCTATGGCATTGCTGGGATGGCGATCGCCTTTTTAGCCACTGCTTTAGGGGGAAATTTTAGCGGTTACACGACTTTGCTGGGGGCAATTTTACCTGCGGTGGTGATTGGTTCCCTGTTAGCCTCTAGGGTAGCCATGACTTCCATGCCAGAATTGGTGGCCATTTTGCATAGTTTTGTCGGTTTAGCCGCTGTTTTAGTAGGTATTGCCAACTATCTGGCTCCGGAAAATGGTTTAACGGGTTCGGAAGCCTTTATTCACCAAATTGAAATCTATATCGGCGTATTTATCGGGGCGGTAACTTTCACCGGTTCCATCATTGCCTTTGGTAAATTGCGGGCCATTATTAGTAGCAAACCCCTGATGCTCCCGGCCCGGCACTTTTTGAACATTTCCCTGTTGGTGGCCACGGTGGTTTTTGGGGTGCAGTTTATGCAACTGGACAATCCCGCCGGTCTCACTCCCCTGTTGATTATGACCGCCATTGCTGGGGTGCTGGGACTCCATCTTGTAGCGGCGATCGGGGGAGCGGATATGCCCGTGGTAATTTCCATGTTGAACAGCTATTCCGGTTGGGCGGCAGCGGCGGCGGGCTTTATGCTCTCCAATGATTTGCTAATTATCACCGGGGCATTGGTGGGCAGTAGCGGCGCAATTTTGAGCTACATCATGTGTAAAGCCATGAACCGTTCCTTTATCAGCGTTATTCTCGGTGGTTTTGGGGAAGGTTCTAGTGCGGCTTCCCAAGGGCCAGCCCAGGCGGTAACCGGTACGGTCACTAAAACCAGCGCAGAAGAAGTGGCGGAAGAATTGCTCGATGCCCAAAGTGTGATTATTACCCCTGGTTATGGCATGGCAGTGGCCCAAGCCCAACATCCCGTAGCGGAAATTACCAAGTTGCTCAAGGAAAAGGGTATTACGGTAAGGTTTGGCATTCACCCCGTTGCCGGCCGTCTCCCCGGTCACATGAATGTTTTACTAGCCGAAGCCAATGTGCCCTACGACGTGGTGCTGGAAATGGACGAAATTAACGAAGATTTCCCTGAAACCGACGTGGTGCTGGTCATTGGAGCCAATGACACGGTGAATCCCAGTGCATTGGAAGATCCCACCAGTGCGATCGCCGGAATGCCGGTGTTGGAAGTGTGGAAGGCCAAACAGGTGGTGGTGATGAAACGGAGCATGGCTTCTGGTTATGCCGGGGTGGAGAATCCTCTGTTTTACAAGGAAAATACCCAAATGCTCTTCGGCGACGCGAAGAAAAATGTTGATGCCATTTTGACCCAACTGCGGGCCAAAGAAGAGGCCACCAGCGCCGATAAAGTTTTAGTTTCCGTCTAG